TTGATCCGGCCCTGGCTGACCGAGTTACTTCCAGTTCCGGAGGGAGTTTGAATCTGGATGGAGCCACTCTGGCCTTACTCGGAAGCAATTGGACTGTCGGACAGGTCTTTACACTATTCACCGGATTCAGTGAAGTCATCGGCACTTTCGCAGAAACCGCGGACGGAACCGTACTGACCGCACCCGTTTGGGATGCAGTCGGCTATGCTCTTCGCGTGAACTATCATGGGGACGGAGTCACTATAACGGTCGTCGCACCACCAAAGGTAACGGGTGGATTTGCCGATTTCCTGAATTCATTGCCCGGCGGCCAAAGCGGGACCACGGACAATGGTGACAACGATCCCTGGCCGAACATTTTTGAATATCTTTTTGGGCTGGATCCAAATGCACCCGATGGCCAAGTGGTAGATAGCTTGTTGAGTGAGGACAACGGAGAACCGTGCATGATCCTTACCTTTCCCCTCAAACAAGGCACGTCCGGAGCTTTTATCACCGTCGAAAAATCAGAAGATCTTACCGGGTGGACGACCATTTGGGATAGCTCTCAGGATCCGAACTATCAATCTGCCGCAGTTGTCAGTATCGAAACCATCGAGGGAAAAGACTTGGTTTCCATCAAAATACCTGCGCCTCAAAATGAGGCGGCCTGCTTCGCAAGAATCGCCGGTTCCCTCTCCGAATGACAGTTTAAGGAATGCTTTCGAAGAATTGCTCGGTTCGATGGTTCTTGGATTTGTTTGAAATTTTTTGAACAGAAGCGAAGAGTACAGACTTGCTCCGGAGTGACTGCAAATGGGGAGCCGGGCAGAAGATCGAGACTTTGATCAGCGAAGCCTGGAGAGAGCACGCTGATCCTTTCGATACGCTGAGAAGAGAGAGTTGAATCCGGCAGTGGAAAAATACTGCCGGGACATAAATGTAACATGAGCTTCAGGAAAGATGGATGGCACATGAAAAGGTAGGGCGTGTCTCGCCGAGACCGCCGTTTGAAGACGGCCCGCTTGGCAATCGGGCCCTGCCTCGTAACCACAACGCAGAATAACACATCTAAAACAAATCGCTTTTTTTCTCTGTCTGAGCCTGTCGCCAACATTGAAAGCCCTTGAGTAATCCGGAAACATATTTGCCGAAGTGGCTTTAAACGATCCACTCTTTTCACTCAGAAGAGATTCATTCTTCCGGATCGATGTTCGTAGATACTTTTAATTTACCTGAGTATCAACTTCCAGGTTGTATTCGAGAATCAATAGTAATTACTGTTTCGTCACCCTTACAAAAAAAGTCGAGTCGGTTATGTTGGAAACATCCGGTTACCCCATTGGATTTATGTCACCCTTATTTGCGCTTGATGATCTCTTCGTAACTAAAGGAGGTATCATCAATTTAAGAGGCTGGGCAGCATCGGTAGCTTTTGACTACCCCGCGTACGACCATTTCTTTTACGATACCAATTTAAAGAGAAAGAGTGACATTTATGGTTGGGGCCTCCCCACAATGTGCTCAACCCGGAGGTGGTTTCATTAGCAGAAACGCACATCCGCAATACGGACAAGGATTTGGACTTTGGATGTGGCACTGGAAAACTCATAACAGTTCTTCGAAGCAGAGGCATCGACATACAAGGATTAGACTTGAATACCATCGAGATTGAGGAAGCTTTACAAGAACCTGCTCGACCCCACGTCACTTTTTACGATGGGACGTTGCCTTTACCGTTTCCGGATGGTTATTTTGATGTCGTTACTGCTATGGAAGTTCTGGAGCATATTGAGGACGCAGAGGCCTTTTTGTTGGAAATCAGACGCATAACAAAACGAGTATTCATTATGACGGTACCTGATGCGACTGGCATCCCACGGAGCCATAGCCAGGGAGTTATCCCCTGGCACTTCCTCGAAAGTACGCATGTAAACTTTTTCACTCAAAAAGCTTTATCGGTCTTACTTGAACCACACAGGGAAAGCATCCAAATAAATAAGTTTGGATTCACAATTCTCCCGCAAACTTTTTTCGCCAACAACCTGAGTTGCGTATGCCAAATTCCAAGACCGTGAGCCTTAGTCGACTTGCAGAATGTAACCGCGCAGGTAGCCACTTTCTGGCATATTGAGGAGTACGGGATGATCCGCTGCCTGATAGGTAGTGTGCAAGATACGAACGGAACGCCGGGCATCAGAGGCCGCCGCGGCGAGCACTTCCTTGAAGAGCTCTTGAGAAATCGCCTGTGAACAGGTGTAGGTCGCCAGGATACCTCCTTTATTCAAAGACTTCAATGCGCGCAGATTTATTTCCTTATACCCTTTTAGTCCTCCTTCAACCTGGGCCTGAGTGCGCGCAAAGGGAGGTGGATCAAGCACAATAAGATCAAACGTTGATTCGCGATTCTCAGAAAAGTAATCGAAGACGTTGGCTTGATTGAATTGGGCATCAAGTCCATTGGCTTCCGCATTTTGAGTCGCTGCTACCACCGCGGTCTCTGAACTATCGATACCAATAACGGATACTGCCCCTGCTTTGGCGCATTGAAGCGCAAAGGCGCCTTGATTACAAAACGCGTCCAGAACCGTTCGACCCGAAGCATAGGATGCTACCAGTGCATGTTGTTCGCGCTGATCCAAATAAAACCCGGTCTTCTGACCTCCCAGCAAATCCAATCGGTAAATTATACCACCAATATCGAAATCGAATGGGTTGAGTTCTTTGTCTTCAAAAGTCCCGATGTAAGTTTCGAGACCTTCAAGTTTGCGTACCTGTGCGTCGTTGCGAAATACCACGGTTTCGGCGCCCGTCAGTTCTTGAAGAAAAGTGGCGATGGCCGGCAAACGCATATCAATGGCAAGGGTCAATGCTTGTATAACCAGCACCTTGCCAAATTGATCCACGACCAAGCCAGGGAGTGAATCTGATTCGGACCAGACGAGACGCCGGCACGATTCATCGGGCCTGCTTTGAACTGCCCTTGTAAGCGTTTCCCGTATGAAGGGCATGCTAAACGCGGTTCTCTCCCAGGAATAACGACGCCAGATAATCTGCGAATTCAGATTATAAATTCCGCTCCCAAGTAT
This portion of the Verrucomicrobiota bacterium genome encodes:
- a CDS encoding class I SAM-dependent methyltransferase, producing MLNPEVVSLAETHIRNTDKDLDFGCGTGKLITVLRSRGIDIQGLDLNTIEIEEALQEPARPHVTFYDGTLPLPFPDGYFDVVTAMEVLEHIEDAEAFLLEIRRITKRVFIMTVPDATGIPRSHSQGVIPWHFLESTHVNFFTQKALSVLLEPHRESIQINKFGFTILPQTFFANNLSCVCQIPRP
- a CDS encoding class I SAM-dependent rRNA methyltransferase; the encoded protein is MKSIFLKPRSRSRALNGHPWVFAGEVQDLLPESENGKTVILRDSRKHILGSGIYNLNSQIIWRRYSWERTAFSMPFIRETLTRAVQSRPDESCRRLVWSESDSLPGLVVDQFGKVLVIQALTLAIDMRLPAIATFLQELTGAETVVFRNDAQVRKLEGLETYIGTFEDKELNPFDFDIGGIIYRLDLLGGQKTGFYLDQREQHALVASYASGRTVLDAFCNQGAFALQCAKAGAVSVIGIDSSETAVVAATQNAEANGLDAQFNQANVFDYFSENRESTFDLIVLDPPPFARTQAQVEGGLKGYKEINLRALKSLNKGGILATYTCSQAISQELFKEVLAAAASDARRSVRILHTTYQAADHPVLLNMPESGYLRGYILQVD